A single window of Symphalangus syndactylus isolate Jambi chromosome 4, NHGRI_mSymSyn1-v2.1_pri, whole genome shotgun sequence DNA harbors:
- the PCBD1 gene encoding pterin-4-alpha-carbinolamine dehydratase isoform X2, whose protein sequence is MTRVALQAEKLDHHPEWFNVYNKVHITLSTHECAGLSERDINLASFIEQVAVSMT, encoded by the exons ATGACAAGAGTGGCCCTGCAGGCTGAGAAACTGGACCACCATCCTGAATGGTTTAACGTGTACAACAAG GTCCACATCACGCTGAGCACCCATGAGTGTGCTGGCCTTTCGGAACGGGACATAAACCTGGCCAGCTTCATCGAACAAGTAGCAGTGTCCATGACATAG
- the PCBD1 gene encoding pterin-4-alpha-carbinolamine dehydratase isoform X1, with protein MAGKAHRLSAEERDQLLPNLRAVGWNELEGRDAIFKQFHFKDFNRAFGFMTRVALQAEKLDHHPEWFNVYNKVHITLSTHECAGLSERDINLASFIEQVAVSMT; from the exons atg gCTGGCAAAGCACACAGGCTGAGCGCTGAGGAGAGGGACCAGCTGCTGCCAAACCTGAGGGCCGTGGGGTGGAATGAGCTGGAAGGCCGCGATGCCATCTTCAAGCAGTTTCATTTCAAAGACTTCAACAGG GCCTTTGGGTTCATGACAAGAGTGGCCCTGCAGGCTGAGAAACTGGACCACCATCCTGAATGGTTTAACGTGTACAACAAG GTCCACATCACGCTGAGCACCCATGAGTGTGCTGGCCTTTCGGAACGGGACATAAACCTGGCCAGCTTCATCGAACAAGTAGCAGTGTCCATGACATAG